In the genome of Desulfomonilaceae bacterium, the window GTGATTAGCACGCTTCGGCGCTCGTATCTATCCGCCAGGAATGTAAAAAGAACCTCCATTTCTTCCTGCTGTTGTTGTACATAACCAATGTCATCTATAATGACGGCCTCAAAACGGTCGAGGCGTCGCATCTCTTTGTCAAGCTTCAACTCTCGCTTTGCCGCAAGTAGGTTTTGGACTAGTCGGTAAGCGGGAGTGAAAAATACGGAATGTCCTTTTAGGATCAACTCATGACCTATAGCGCAAACAAGGTGCGTTTTACCCCGTCCGGGCAGACCAAAAGCCAGTATATTTTCAGCTCGTTTCA includes:
- a CDS encoding ATP-binding protein → KRAENILAFGLPGRGKTHLVCAIGHELILKGHSVFFTPAYRLVQNLLAAKRELKLDKEMRRLDRFEAVIIDDIGYVQQQQEEMEVLFTFLADRYERRSVLITSNLVFSQWDKIFKDPMTTAAAIDRLVHHCVILELTGPSYRTEKALNKKQVWEITNDGSNAPDPASGIGN